In Vitis vinifera cultivar Pinot Noir 40024 chromosome 11, ASM3070453v1, a genomic segment contains:
- the LOC104880759 gene encoding anther-specific proline-rich protein APG-like, with translation MARTRGAKSSSPSSRKRVPRGAPIQGPTSEPPRLEAVSPPAKPAPQNPPARRYLTRSGGHPLQKRARVESSKPIDLTEQSPVPSPEPSPLPSLPPSPAPPAELQEHQPPLSVLQIPSGIAPEVLIRRSMLSQPPIEGNLDCRARSFHSELCFDTATF, from the coding sequence ATGGCGCGAACCAGAGGAGCCAAATCTTCCTCTCCTTCTAGCCGTAAGCGAGTCCCGCGAGGGGCGCCTATTCAAGGCCCCACTTCTGAACCTCCGCGGCTAGAAGCTGTTTCCCCTCCGGCGAAGCCCGCGCCTCAAAATCCTCCGGCGAGGCGTTATCTCACTAGGTCAGGGGGCCATCCCCTGCAAAAGAGAGCCAGGGTTGAAAGCTCAAAGCCCATAGACTTAACAGAGCAGTCCCCGGTTCCCTCACCAGAGCCTTCTCCATTGCCATCTCTGCCGCCATCTCCAGCGCCGCCAGCAGAGCTTCAGGAGCACCAACCGCCACTTTCTGTACTCCAAATTCCATCTGGGATAGCTCCTGAAGTGCTAATCAGGCGTTCGATGCTCAGTCAACCACCAATTGAAGGGAATTTGGACTGCAGAGCTCGGTCATTTCACTCTGAGCTGTGCTTTGACACAGCCACCTTCTAA